A region from the Stygiolobus caldivivus genome encodes:
- a CDS encoding DUF3800 domain-containing protein encodes MLVFIDESGDTGISSKYFVVAGVVVRRENDILEKHRRAVNEAKVGAFHFKNDSGVIRNVFISWINKMDLKAVIYVIEKAGYVDRCRVIEKLVKVIEPKEKLILVIDSFINNKRLEATLRDKLEAKLAEYLYVPVCVKFLKNTPGLQVSDYFASASFQYYERRDESYFLLLKPKIVKTVEERENEITRNDMEK; translated from the coding sequence GTGCTGGTATTTATCGATGAAAGCGGTGACACAGGTATAAGTAGTAAGTATTTTGTTGTAGCCGGCGTAGTGGTGAGGCGGGAAAACGATATTTTAGAAAAACATCGAAGGGCAGTCAACGAGGCTAAGGTAGGAGCGTTCCACTTTAAAAATGATAGCGGTGTTATAAGGAACGTATTTATCTCGTGGATAAACAAGATGGATCTAAAGGCAGTAATCTACGTCATTGAAAAGGCCGGTTATGTGGATAGGTGTAGGGTAATTGAGAAGTTAGTGAAAGTTATAGAACCTAAAGAGAAATTGATACTAGTTATAGATAGCTTCATAAACAATAAGAGATTAGAAGCTACCTTGAGGGATAAGTTAGAGGCTAAACTAGCAGAGTATCTATATGTACCGGTATGTGTAAAGTTCTTAAAGAACACACCGGGCCTGCAAGTAAGCGATTACTTTGCATCAGCATCATTCCAATACTACGAGAGAAGAGATGAGTCTTATTTCCTCCTTTTAAAACCTAAGATAGTCAAAACGGTAGAGGAAAGAGAGAATGAAATAACCCGTAACGATATGGAGAAGTAA
- a CDS encoding fumarylacetoacetate hydrolase family protein: protein MRLGFALTEDGRKVVVVYEEDKFLEFDKEGLDCVFSDINKVISAFDVVKDLPLKEVMVKKLLPPVNPRKVFLPAVNFRSHSSETSMAPPPFPYFFTKFNNAIIGNEDYILIPKELKRTDYEGEIGVVIGKRAKNVSRGEAMDYVFGFTVVNDVSFRDYQFPEVHPYGLNWVMGKGLDTGLPVGPWIVTKDEVDFYSLEIKTRVNGVLVQNGVTKDMVFSVEDMISYLSKGITLEPGDIITTGTPAGVAEFSGKKYLQEGDVVEVEVKGIGVLRNYVKTI, encoded by the coding sequence ATGAGATTAGGGTTTGCCCTAACGGAAGACGGCAGAAAAGTCGTAGTAGTATATGAAGAGGACAAATTCCTTGAGTTTGATAAAGAGGGACTCGATTGCGTATTTTCAGATATTAACAAAGTAATAAGTGCGTTCGATGTCGTTAAGGACCTTCCGCTAAAGGAGGTTATGGTAAAAAAGCTCCTCCCTCCCGTTAACCCGCGAAAGGTATTTTTACCTGCGGTGAACTTTAGGTCCCACTCATCAGAGACTTCTATGGCTCCTCCCCCTTTTCCTTATTTCTTCACAAAGTTCAATAATGCTATTATAGGGAATGAGGATTACATACTAATACCTAAGGAATTGAAAAGGACTGACTACGAAGGGGAAATAGGGGTTGTGATAGGTAAGAGGGCTAAGAACGTGAGCAGGGGCGAGGCTATGGATTACGTGTTCGGGTTCACTGTAGTTAATGACGTAAGTTTTAGGGACTACCAATTCCCTGAAGTCCACCCATACGGGTTAAACTGGGTCATGGGGAAAGGTCTCGATACCGGTCTACCCGTAGGCCCTTGGATAGTGACTAAAGACGAAGTCGATTTTTACTCGCTAGAGATAAAGACTAGGGTAAACGGAGTCCTAGTTCAAAACGGTGTTACAAAGGACATGGTCTTTTCGGTAGAGGATATGATCTCGTACCTAAGTAAAGGTATTACACTTGAACCCGGGGATATAATAACCACTGGGACTCCTGCGGGTGTTGCTGAATTTAGCGGTAAAAAGTACTTACAAGAAGGGGACGTAGTCGAGGTAGAAGTGAAAGGTATAGGAGTTCTCAGGAATTACGTCAAGACCATTTAA
- a CDS encoding YHS domain-containing protein, with the protein MSQTCPVCGMEVEETSPFKTMYKGTMYYFCSNGCKKAFEKDPEKYLREGPKGMP; encoded by the coding sequence ATGTCTCAAACGTGTCCGGTCTGTGGGATGGAAGTAGAAGAGACGTCTCCTTTCAAGACCATGTATAAAGGGACTATGTATTATTTTTGTAGTAACGGGTGTAAGAAAGCGTTCGAGAAAGACCCAGAGAAATATCTTAGGGAAGGACCGAAAGGGATGCCCTGA
- a CDS encoding heavy metal translocating P-type ATPase, whose product MGLRIKKEEELKIVGMHCSTCASTVSKAIKGVQGVEDVNVNLASGEAKIVVQDKRKLKDIINAVRKAGYDVITQKFNIIVEVSEEEILKVKEITEGIDGVISVRAGRDNLLVEVNPMTTSPETVIEELKKRGYKVKVSNLKQSRKSDFKDLLTRLVISSIFTSLVLLFPSPVLQLIFSLPVQFYSGLRFHKGMIRAFRNKTTNMDVLVSLSSNIAWFYSLFSFNNPFFSASSLLITFILLGKTLEAYLKERASEHIVSLLNVKARKVTEKGEIEVNASDLKPGDIVTVKSGEVIPADGVVDDGEGYVDESIYTGEAVPTRKKKGDPVVGGSVLNSGFLRVYVTRTGERTYLFQVVEAVREAEAIRLPIQQLVDKISEVFVPTIIAVSITAFLTWFYILHFPLSFSVLIAVAVLASACPCGFGLATPMAIIVGLRKLLKKGIVVRHGEALEKLKEVEAFVFDKTGTITKGVIKVSRYEGEVELASSLEKLSNHPVARAIATLGKERHDVREFTEFKGEGVYGKVDGKDVIVGKREFVMKNCEGDGKDADVLVCVNGRISGYIWLEDEIKEEAVKVVSFLKEQGYEVIVATGDSSNFADRVGETLGVKVHKGLSPDDKVELIRSLSKRVAFVGDGVNDAMALKEAYVGIALSTGTEIAKYAGDIIIPSLEVIPSLLKQSKRTVRKIKENIAWALAYNSVLVPIASGMLYPFYLPPEYAALAMSMNSVSIVLWSFVQ is encoded by the coding sequence ATGGGGCTCAGGATAAAAAAAGAAGAAGAGCTGAAAATAGTAGGGATGCATTGCTCAACGTGCGCGTCAACAGTATCTAAAGCAATAAAGGGAGTCCAGGGTGTTGAAGACGTAAACGTCAATCTGGCATCGGGAGAAGCAAAAATAGTAGTTCAAGACAAGAGAAAGTTGAAAGATATTATAAACGCTGTAAGGAAGGCTGGATATGACGTCATAACCCAAAAGTTCAATATCATAGTAGAAGTTAGCGAAGAAGAGATACTAAAGGTCAAAGAAATTACGGAAGGAATTGATGGGGTCATAAGTGTAAGGGCAGGGAGAGATAACCTCTTGGTAGAAGTAAACCCGATGACGACATCCCCCGAGACCGTTATAGAAGAGCTCAAAAAAAGAGGATATAAAGTTAAGGTCTCGAACCTTAAACAAAGCAGAAAATCCGACTTTAAAGACCTCTTAACCAGACTAGTAATTTCCTCAATTTTCACCTCACTAGTGTTACTGTTCCCCTCACCTGTTTTACAACTGATCTTCTCGCTCCCGGTTCAGTTCTACTCCGGGCTAAGGTTCCACAAAGGTATGATCAGGGCATTTAGGAATAAAACTACTAATATGGACGTCTTGGTTTCCCTTTCCTCGAACATAGCATGGTTTTACAGCCTCTTCTCCTTTAACAACCCATTCTTTTCAGCGTCATCTCTACTCATCACCTTTATCCTCTTAGGAAAAACCCTTGAAGCTTACCTAAAGGAGAGGGCGAGCGAACATATAGTGTCACTCCTTAACGTTAAAGCCAGAAAAGTCACCGAAAAAGGGGAAATAGAAGTTAACGCTTCGGACCTAAAACCCGGTGATATAGTAACCGTAAAGAGCGGTGAGGTGATCCCCGCTGACGGAGTCGTTGACGATGGAGAAGGGTATGTAGATGAGTCCATATACACTGGTGAAGCAGTACCCACAAGAAAGAAGAAAGGAGACCCAGTAGTAGGGGGGTCAGTCCTCAATTCAGGTTTCCTGAGGGTTTATGTGACGAGGACTGGAGAGAGGACTTATCTATTCCAGGTGGTCGAGGCGGTCAGGGAAGCGGAAGCGATAAGGTTGCCTATACAACAGCTGGTGGATAAGATTTCGGAGGTTTTTGTGCCGACAATAATCGCGGTATCTATAACTGCATTCCTCACCTGGTTTTACATTTTACATTTTCCCCTATCTTTTTCCGTGTTAATTGCTGTGGCAGTCCTTGCTTCAGCTTGTCCTTGTGGGTTCGGGCTCGCGACTCCTATGGCAATCATCGTAGGACTTAGAAAACTACTGAAAAAGGGTATTGTAGTCAGGCACGGTGAAGCATTAGAAAAGCTAAAGGAAGTAGAAGCATTTGTGTTTGATAAGACCGGGACTATAACTAAAGGAGTAATCAAGGTGTCAAGATACGAAGGAGAGGTGGAGCTAGCCTCGTCTCTTGAGAAGCTCAGTAACCACCCAGTAGCTCGAGCTATAGCTACACTAGGGAAAGAGAGGCATGACGTAAGAGAGTTCACCGAATTTAAAGGCGAAGGAGTATACGGCAAAGTAGATGGAAAAGACGTAATTGTGGGAAAGAGGGAATTTGTTATGAAAAACTGTGAGGGAGATGGAAAAGACGCTGACGTGCTTGTATGTGTAAACGGAAGGATAAGTGGGTATATCTGGCTGGAGGACGAAATTAAAGAAGAAGCGGTAAAGGTAGTGAGTTTTCTTAAGGAGCAGGGCTATGAAGTTATAGTGGCAACAGGAGACTCAAGCAACTTCGCTGACCGCGTAGGTGAAACCCTAGGAGTTAAAGTCCATAAGGGGCTCTCACCAGATGATAAAGTAGAGCTCATTAGGAGCCTAAGTAAAAGAGTGGCTTTTGTCGGCGATGGGGTTAACGATGCTATGGCCCTCAAAGAGGCTTATGTAGGGATAGCTCTCTCTACGGGCACTGAAATCGCCAAATACGCTGGGGATATAATAATCCCGTCTCTAGAAGTAATCCCATCGCTATTGAAACAGAGTAAGAGGACTGTAAGAAAGATAAAGGAAAACATAGCGTGGGCTTTAGCATATAATTCCGTCCTAGTGCCTATAGCTTCCGGAATGTTATACCCGTTCTATCTACCTCCAGAATACGCAGCACTCGCTATGTCAATGAATAGTGTAAGTATAGTACTGTGGAGTTTTGTCCAGTGA
- a CDS encoding glucose 1-dehydrogenase yields MKAITIKPNNIGVEVKDVEIREQLRKGQALIKTVMTGICGTDRGIVSGKISFAYPPEGYTYLVLGHEGLGRVEETGEDVNELKKGDYVVPVVRRGCGECLNCKIGRQDFCETGKFVEAGIRGKHGFMREEFVDDEKYLVKVPEEVRDVAVLTEPLSNVVKAIDELLFLQRRMIWTCEDSTLECRNAYIVGTGPIGTFFAMVLRTLGLQVFMLNRREPSDIEAYISEKIGATFYDTRKGLEGLPEADLIVDTSGVPEAFIPLMKKLKHNSALVLFGTVEGEKAEFVSDLVTEIVEKNILIMGSVNASKKDFQGALNYLSIWKYRYGDVLTRMITRVVSIEEAPNVLTKKVKGEVKTVIKWS; encoded by the coding sequence ATGAAGGCTATAACTATAAAGCCTAATAATATAGGAGTTGAGGTAAAAGACGTTGAAATAAGAGAACAGTTAAGAAAAGGGCAAGCGTTGATCAAGACTGTTATGACCGGTATATGCGGCACGGATAGGGGTATAGTAAGCGGAAAAATCTCTTTCGCATATCCCCCAGAAGGTTATACTTACCTAGTTCTAGGTCATGAAGGACTAGGGAGAGTGGAAGAGACGGGCGAAGACGTAAATGAACTAAAAAAAGGAGATTATGTAGTCCCCGTAGTTAGGAGAGGGTGCGGGGAATGTCTAAACTGTAAGATAGGAAGACAGGACTTTTGTGAAACCGGAAAGTTTGTAGAAGCGGGAATAAGGGGAAAACACGGTTTTATGAGAGAGGAATTCGTAGACGACGAAAAATACCTTGTTAAGGTCCCAGAAGAAGTAAGGGACGTGGCGGTATTAACAGAACCCCTGTCAAACGTCGTTAAGGCCATAGACGAACTCCTTTTCCTACAGAGAAGAATGATCTGGACTTGTGAGGATTCGACACTTGAATGTAGAAACGCTTATATAGTAGGTACTGGCCCAATAGGTACATTTTTTGCGATGGTACTAAGGACTCTAGGTCTTCAAGTTTTCATGCTTAATAGGAGAGAACCGAGCGATATAGAGGCCTATATTTCCGAAAAAATCGGTGCGACTTTTTATGATACCAGAAAAGGACTTGAAGGACTACCTGAAGCTGACCTAATAGTAGACACTAGTGGAGTCCCAGAGGCCTTTATCCCTTTAATGAAAAAGTTAAAACACAACTCAGCTCTAGTTCTATTCGGGACTGTAGAAGGAGAAAAAGCTGAGTTTGTATCGGATTTAGTTACAGAAATAGTAGAGAAAAATATACTAATAATGGGTAGTGTAAATGCCAGTAAAAAGGACTTCCAAGGTGCACTTAATTACCTTTCCATTTGGAAATATAGGTATGGTGACGTCCTAACGAGGATGATAACGAGGGTTGTAAGCATAGAAGAAGCTCCGAATGTCCTTACTAAGAAGGTGAAGGGTGAGGTAAAGACGGTCATTAAATGGTCTTGA
- a CDS encoding TRASH domain-containing protein, with protein sequence MEDVRLSQLEYKVLQMLREDGRRSASSIAKELGVSRATVAKVIKSLKGKGIKFTIDYQEEGKLVAFIISKECIQANIGCYKLIDGKYLSLVEGNLHDIEKVLSRIQDKEDYFIATSKMNTVRIIRGELYCDYCGGEIRGEPFTFKVGKKVYYTCCKTCEKELKKKLSSKSLN encoded by the coding sequence ATGGAGGACGTTAGGTTATCTCAACTAGAGTATAAAGTCCTTCAGATGCTAAGAGAAGACGGGAGGAGGAGCGCTAGTAGTATCGCTAAAGAATTAGGAGTTAGTAGGGCTACAGTAGCCAAAGTCATTAAGTCCTTGAAAGGGAAGGGAATAAAGTTCACTATAGACTATCAGGAAGAGGGTAAGCTCGTAGCTTTTATTATTTCTAAGGAGTGTATCCAAGCTAATATAGGCTGTTATAAGTTGATAGACGGTAAGTATTTATCTTTAGTTGAAGGTAATTTACACGACATAGAGAAAGTTTTATCAAGAATCCAAGATAAAGAGGACTATTTTATTGCTACAAGCAAGATGAATACTGTAAGGATTATAAGGGGCGAGCTCTATTGCGATTATTGCGGTGGGGAAATAAGGGGCGAGCCTTTTACCTTCAAAGTGGGTAAAAAAGTGTACTATACTTGTTGTAAGACGTGTGAGAAAGAGTTGAAAAAGAAGTTAAGTAGTAAAAGCCTTAATTAA
- a CDS encoding ABC transporter ATP-binding protein encodes MLIINDQIEVRDDERVVLLGKNGIGKTTLIRRALCLGEPIKVTVDGEDFCKKKDYSLLSAVFQEPSTQILGLTCEEELKLQSLFHDVDFNVPKRIMGEFFNVNFYRLSDGYKKRFVISTVLASRPKHVMLDEPFANLDKYSIGLVKEVIPKGSLTTEHRVREVREWGDRFYLLTKDGAREIDKVMLYDEKFLIEKGLRGFKLKPIQTTFGKLIFEHEWIKVREGEVFCIIGRNGAGKTTTLKGLVGKVYLIFQNPDLQFFNPTVRDEVKDDEAIKLFRLQDIADKSPFSLSYGQKMRVLIATAFASPYKVIGLDEPSVGMDGEALLSFYEMIKALKEQGRGIIIATHDEDLISICDTVVDLEERKHLVRV; translated from the coding sequence GTGCTTATCATTAATGACCAAATAGAAGTTAGAGATGACGAAAGAGTTGTCCTCTTAGGGAAGAACGGTATAGGTAAGACTACTCTCATCAGGAGGGCCCTATGTTTAGGGGAACCGATTAAGGTAACGGTAGATGGGGAAGACTTCTGCAAGAAAAAGGACTACTCTTTGCTCTCCGCAGTTTTTCAGGAACCCTCTACACAGATCCTAGGGCTGACTTGTGAAGAAGAATTGAAATTACAGTCTTTGTTCCATGACGTAGACTTCAACGTCCCTAAAAGGATAATGGGTGAATTCTTCAATGTCAATTTTTACAGACTATCCGATGGGTATAAAAAGAGGTTCGTAATATCTACCGTGCTAGCTTCTAGGCCTAAGCACGTTATGCTTGATGAGCCCTTTGCTAACCTCGATAAGTACTCAATAGGGCTCGTAAAAGAGGTCATACCTAAAGGGAGTTTAACCACGGAACATAGAGTTAGGGAAGTGAGGGAATGGGGAGATAGGTTTTACCTCCTTACAAAGGACGGTGCTAGGGAAATAGACAAGGTTATGTTATATGACGAAAAATTCCTGATAGAAAAAGGTTTAAGGGGGTTTAAACTAAAGCCTATCCAGACCACTTTTGGGAAATTAATATTTGAACACGAATGGATTAAAGTTAGAGAAGGAGAAGTGTTCTGTATTATAGGCAGAAACGGGGCTGGAAAGACTACTACTCTCAAAGGCCTTGTAGGAAAAGTGTACTTAATATTCCAGAACCCAGATTTACAGTTCTTCAACCCTACTGTTAGAGACGAGGTAAAGGACGACGAGGCAATCAAACTTTTTAGGCTCCAAGATATTGCAGATAAAAGTCCTTTCTCTCTAAGTTACGGGCAGAAAATGAGAGTCTTGATAGCTACAGCATTCGCTTCTCCGTATAAGGTAATAGGGTTGGACGAGCCCAGTGTAGGAATGGACGGAGAAGCCCTCCTGAGCTTTTATGAGATGATCAAAGCCCTTAAGGAACAAGGAAGGGGTATAATAATCGCTACTCATGATGAAGACCTCATATCGATATGTGATACTGTGGTAGATTTAGAGGAAAGAAAACACTTAGTAAGAGTATAA